From a single Ooceraea biroi isolate clonal line C1 chromosome 12, Obir_v5.4, whole genome shotgun sequence genomic region:
- the LOC105284224 gene encoding uncharacterized protein LOC105284224 gives MGRRKKNSRKTLSVGQKSSEKIVSENSKFDKKETTRQEEEYFAVPEATIDAYSRLKLPLVQPMQHCQTISSDSDEEEDTIELNFCPRFVFVSSLCLICMERSEKICESCGMVSYCGDRHRELDWLKHRDLCAVLSKVCTTGEGLSLLPELSADEYRVYRLKLIEIVAHRLARPLELWEREILLYPRICRGCRRFSKMLRCCEACGVELFCEDHDHGHEKWCREFQVFRRVLFLQHGNGHVNPELPNASSQKNPLRLPNNFDSLMAWLYHHSTYYCDMDCYTYCSLSHVSTVPLTTLYSIQVSCQDWEVADTLVVHVIGAEFQFECTNLHAWEKLFLHLLPTLKHLQLMFIGPELRLPTVPLDLLATVKICSACKLSGRRVNVSFHPGKFYHDFCRSKQFVKPHLVCLFNPGLYRETGFDGRDTWPETIREFCKARVPVCVTSYTKHEIPREMIRIKSIADVETILEPQRNPFASIKPDRNFVSDDTAPLIYKNYYIAIIKGKS, from the coding sequence ATGGGTCGCAGGAAAAAGAATTCAAGAAAGACTTTAAGCGTAGGTCAAAAAAGTAGCGAGAAAATAGTATCGGAAAATTCGAAGTTCGACAAAAAAGAGACGACGCGACAGGAAGAAGAATATTTTGCCGTCCCCGAAGCAACAATCGATGCATATTCGCGTTTGAAACTACCACTCGTGCAGCCGATGCAGCATTGCCAAACAATATCAAGCGATAGtgacgaagaagaagacacCATTGAGCTGAATTTCTGTCCGCGGTTTGTCTTCGTGTCGAGCTTGTGTCTGATCTGCATGGAACGGTCCGAGAAAATCTGCGAATCTTGCGGTATGGTCTCTTACTGCGGCGACCGACACAGGGAGCTGGACTGGCTGAAGCATCGTGATCTGTGCGCAGTTCTCAGCAAAGTTTGCACAACCGGTGAAGGTTTGTCGCTACTGCCGGAACTCAGTGCGGATGAGTATCGCGTTTACCGGCTGAAGCTGATCGAGATCGTGGCGCACCGCTTAGCCAGACCCCTCGAACTCTGGGAAAGAGAGATCCTCCTTTATCCTCGCATTTGTCGCGGCTGCCGACGCTTCTCGAAGATGCTGAGATGCTGCGAAGCGTGCGGAGTCGAATTGTTCTGCGAAGATCATGACCACGGGCACGAGAAGTGGTGTCGGGAGTTTCAGGTATTTCGAAGGGTCTTATTTTTGCAGCACGGAAACGGTCACGTGAATCCCGAGCTGCCGAACGCTTCGTCTCAGAAGAATCCGCTCCGTCTGCCGAACAATTTCGACTCGCTAATGGCATGGCTCTATCACCATTCCACGTATTACTGCGATATGGATTGCTACACGTACTGCAGCCTCTCTCACGTGTCGACCGTTCCGCTGACGACCCTTTACTCCATACAAGTCTCTTGCCAGGATTGGGAAGTCGCCGATACTCTTGTCGTCCACGTGATAGGCGCCGAGTTCCAGTTCGAGTGCACGAATCTGCACGCATGGGAGAAACTCTTCCTGCACCTGCTTCCGACTCTGAAGCACCTTCAATTGATGTTCATCGGTCCGGAGCTGAGACTGCCAACGGTGCCGTTGGATCTGCTGGCCACCGTAAAGATCTGTTCGGCTTGCAAGTTATCTGGTCGACGCGTGAACGTCTCATTTCACCCTGGAAAATTTTATCACGATTTCTGTCGCTctaaacaattcgtaaaaccGCATCTCGTGTGCCTCTTCAATCCGGGTCTCTATCGAGAGACCGGCTTCGACGGTAGAGACACGTGGCCGGAGACGATAAGGGAATTCTGCAAAGCGAGAGTTCCCGTTTGCGTGACGTCCTACACGAAACACGAAATACCACGGGAAATGATCAGGATAAAATCGATTGCTGACGTAGAGACGATTCTGGAGCCACAGAGAAATCCATTTGCCTCGATCAAGCCCGACAGAAACTTTGTCAGTGACGATACGGCGCCACTcatctataaaaattattatatcgccATCATTAAAGGAAAATCGTAA
- the LOC105284234 gene encoding solute carrier family 41 member 1: MSHARVQRDCRKHSRGVRRRKLKRNIPPSEMVGLGSDELFVSNIADDNMELEFSSEDESDEGGKADVQRLISSPVNSDGIVYIGGKRDSQKNETANVDDENVWSISIQMFIPFLLAGFGMVAASLLLDLVQHWPVYQVVSEVYILVPALLGLKGNLEMTLASRLSTQANLGQMDTKKQQWTLIVGNLALIQCQAMVVGLLASLAAVILGWVPEAHFDIHHGLLLCASALVTASVASFLLGLVMVAVILLSRQMNINPDNVATPIAASLGDLTTLALLSWIASLLYNAIGYAPWIAPTLITFCIFATPVWGYIAARNPFTKEVLDYGWTPVISAMLISSLGGLILDYTISSYKGIAVFQLVINGVGGNLVAVQASRISTSLHKDCHTGVQGTLNVCVSPFHAFFAKGGHARTARVLLMMVIPGHLIFSYTISYLQAGHTSFTPIFITIYLIAAMLQVILLLYIAQLMVTWMWTRGMDPDSSAIPYLTAAGDLIGTALLGIAFHILYAIGDGDSDVGD, encoded by the exons ATGAGCCATGCGAGGGTGCAAAGAGACTGCCGTAAACACAGTCGCGGAGTCCGTCgcagaaaattaaagagaaacaTTCCACCGAGTGAAATGGTGGGTCTGGGCAGCGACGAGCTATTCGTTTCGAACATTGCCGATGACAACATGGAGTTGGAGTTCAGCTCCGAGGACGAGAGCGACGAGGGCGGAAAGGCTGATGTACAGCGGCTGATATCGTCACCGGTAAACAGCGATGGCATCGTCTACATCGGCGGCAAGCGAGACAGCCAGAAGAACGAGACTGCAAACGTGGACGACGAGAACGTGTGGTCCATATCCATCCAGATGTTCATACCTTTTTTACTAGCCGGTTTTGGCATGGTCGCTGCCAGTTTGCTGCTAGATCTGGTGCAG CATTGGCCGGTATATCAGGTGGTGTCCGAAGTATACATATTAGTTCCTGCACTATTGGGCCTGAAGGGCAACCTGGAGATGACGTTGGCCTCCAGATTGTCGACCCAAGCCAACCTAGGTCAGATGGACACGAAGAAGCAGCAATGGACACTGATCGTTGGCAATCTAGCGTTGATCCAGTGTCAGGCGATGGTGGTGGGTTTGCTGGCATCCTTAGCTGCTGTGATCCTCGGTTGGGTACCCGAAGCTCACTTCGACATACACCACGGGCTCTTGCTGTGCGCCAGTGCCTTGGTCACTGCTTCTGTGGCCAGTTTCCTGCTGGGTCTCGTGATGGTCGCGGTGATATTGTTGTCGCGGCAAATGAACATCAATCCCGATAACGTTGCCACTCCGATCGCGGCCTCCTTAGGGGATCTAACTACCTTAGCGCTTTTATCCTGGATTGCTTCTCTGTTGTACAATGCGATAG GTTACGCTCCATGGATAGCCCCGACGTTGattacattttgtatattcgCGACGCCAGTGTGGGGCTACATAGCAGCTAGAAATCCATTCACTAAAGAGGTACTGGATTACGGCTGGACGCCTGTGATATCCGCGATGTTAATCAGCAG TCTCGGTGGACTGATCTTGGACTACACCATATCGAGCTACAAAGGCATAGCGGTGTTCCAATTAGTAATTAACGGCGTTGGGGGTAACTTAGTCGCCGTTCAGGCCAGTAGAATATCGACGTCTTTGCACAAAGACTGTCACACCGGTGTTCAAGGGACCCTTAACGTTTGCGTCAGTCCGTTCCACGCGTTCTTCGCTAAAG GAGGACACGCGAGAACAGCCAGGGTATTGTTAATGATGGTGATACCAGGACACCTGATTTTTAGTTATACTATTAGTTACCTTCAAGCTGGACATACCTCGTTTACGCCtatatttattacgatatatttGATCGCTGCAATGTTGCAG GTGATTCTGTTGTTATACATCGCGCAATTGATGGTTACTTGGATGTGGACGAGGGGTATGGATCCGGACAGTTCCGCGATACCGTACTTAACGGCGGCTGGCGACCTTATAGGAACCGCACTCCTTGGAATTGCCTTCCATATCTTGTACGCGATAGGCGACGGCGATTCTGACGTAGGAGATTGA